The following proteins come from a genomic window of Oncorhynchus clarkii lewisi isolate Uvic-CL-2024 chromosome 23, UVic_Ocla_1.0, whole genome shotgun sequence:
- the LOC139381998 gene encoding cytosolic phospholipase A2 zeta-like, which yields MMKSLTVTVLRAKNNQSHDYWSESDCYVIVRLPTASARSHRTKTVPNSKTPEWNESFHFRVHRHVKNIVELTMYDEDSIMSDDLCSIVVFDISNLTPGKKETKTFLSEPTTNELWVEFELLESKEHAGDYLSNGVLVASTFSTVDVNVEKLMTTASEYYCVMSVTDSFWRRPCSQQLRHKSVCILKLEIVPVIAVVGSGGGTRAMTGLYGSLKGLQRLGLLDAMSYITGVSGSTWALATLYQEADWSQCDMDESISAMEGEITKSFLSAFTPEKLQYYRHQMAEKEKEGHMVSLIDMWGLVIEHCLYGKKNTSTLFDQQKAVSEGQNPLPICTAVNLKDGVKDTTRELEWCEFTPYEVGIPKYGAYIHAEDFGSEFYLGHLVKKHPAIRTSYLLGLWSSVFSLNLTQLWRFATGGQPSWSPWLGEDVNKIETDNEPTTLDTYLFKPVTNTASALTSFFTTRPVITQIYNFMRGFFLHWNYNDNSNFTAWKDMHPDAFPNRLTPADSTLHLADSGFSINTGCPPVLRPERAVDVIMSLNYSWCEDQFEVLKRTEVYCKDHSIPFPRIDFSSLKGQPLKELYIFEDEKNPKAPTVLHFPFVNISFKEFKAPGVARKGKEEMMAGDVDVSTSSSPYLTKHLTYAAKDFRALTDLTSYNIQNNKEKILQALGKVLERKVPVEE from the exons ATGATGAAG AGCCTGACTGTTACCGTACTCCGAGCAAAAAACAACCAATCTCATGATTATT GGTCTGAGTCGGACTGTTACGTTATTGTACGCCTCCCCACAGCTTCTGCCAGGTCTCACCGTACTAAGACTGTGCCCAACAGCAAGACCCCAGAGTGGAATGAGAGTTTCCACTTCAGGGTCCACCGTCATGTCAAG AATATTGTGGAGTTGACGATGTACGATGAGGACAGTATCATGAGTGATGACTTGTGCTCCATTGTAGTGTTTGACATCAGTAACCTCACACCTGGGAAGAAGGAGACCAAGACCTTCCTCAGTGAACCG ACCACAAATGAATTGTGGGTTGAGTTTGAGTTGCTGGAGAG TAAAGAGCATGCTGGTGACTATCTCTCTAATGGTGTACTAGTG GCCTCCACATTCTCTACTGTGGATGTGAATGTGGAAAAGCTGATGACCACTGCCAGTGAGTATTATTGTGTCATGTCTgtaactgattcgttctggcgccGGCCCTGCAGTCAGCAACTGCGCCATAAATCCGTCTGCATATTGAAACTTGAGATT GTGCCTGTTATAGCTGTGGTTGGCTCAGGGGGAGGGACCAGAGCAATGACTGGCTTGTATGGCAGTCTGAAGGGGCTGCAGAGACTGGGCCTACTGGATGCTATGAGCTATATCACTGGTGTGTCAGGCTCCACATG GGCCTTAGCGACGCTGTATCAGGAAGCAGATTGGTCACAGTGTGATATGGATGAGTCCATCTCAGCTATGGAGGGGGAGATCACCAAGAGTTTCCTCAGTGCCTTCACCCCTGAGAAGCTGCAGTACTACAGACACCAGatggcagagaaagagaaggagggtcATATGGTGTCACTCATAGACATGTGGGGTCTGGTCATCGAGCACTGCCTGTATGGGAAG AAGAACACCAGTACTCTGTTTGACCAGCAGAAGGCTGTATCAGAGGGACAGAACCCTTTACCCATCTGCACTGCTGTCAACCTGAAAGATGGAGTGAAAGACACCACAAGAGAACTTG AGTGGTGTGAGTTCACACCATATGAGGTGGGCATTCCAAAGTATGGCGCCTACATCCATGCGGAGGACTTCGGGAGTGAATTCTACCTTGGTCACCTAGTCAAAAAACATCCAGCGATACGTACCTCCTATCTGCTTG GtctttggagcagtgtcttctctcTTAACCTGACCCAGCTTTGGAGATTTGCAACTGGAGGTCAGCCATCCTGGAGCCCATGGCTGGGTGAAGATGTCAACAAAATAG AAACCGACAATGAACCAACCACCCTGGACACCTATCTCTTCAAGCCTGTCACTAACACTGCCTCAGCGCTGACCAGCTTCTTTACCACCCGGCCAGTCATCACTCAGATTTACAACTTTATGCGGGGGTTCTTCCTGCACTGGAACTACAATGACAACAGCAACTTTACTGCCTGGAAAG ATATGCATCCAGATGCCTTCCCCAACAGACTGACTccagctgactccacactccaccTGGCAGACTCTGGGTTCTCCATCAACACAGGCTGCCCCCCTGTCTTGAGACCAGAGAGGGCTGTTGATGTCATCATGTCCCTCAACTATTCGTGGTGCGAGGACCAATTCGAA GTCCTAAAGAGGACTGAGGTTTACTGCAAAGACCACAGCATCCCCTTCCCCCGCATTGACTTCAGCAGCCTGAAGGGACAGCCCCTGAAAGAGTTATACATCTTTGAGGATGAAAAGAACCCCAAGGCTCCCACAGTGCTTCACTTCCCTTTCGTCAACATCTCATTCAAAGAGTTCAAGGCCCCTG GTGTGGCACGTAAGGGTAAGGAGGAGATGATGGCAGGGGATGTTGACGTTAGCACAAGCAGCTCCCCCTACCTCACCAAACACCTGACCTACGCAGCAAAGGACTTCCGGGCACTGACAGACCTTACCTCATACAACATCCAGAACAACAAGGAGAAGATCCTCCAGGCTCTCGGGAAGGTCCTCGAGAGGAAGGTGCCTGTGGAGGAATAG